The Streptomyces tendae genome has a window encoding:
- a CDS encoding extracellular solute-binding protein, whose protein sequence is MLVLSAACAAGALVLTACGGSGESADGTVTLKLVAADYGDKASNSSTVYWEDVAKRFEAANPKIKIDVQVVNWNDIDTQAKTMIQSGNLPDILQTGGYADKVADDLLHKAEDVLSPATRDNLIDSFAEAGEVDGVQYGIPFVSSARALFYNKKLFADAGITEAPKSWADVKSAAERIKKKNPDVVPYALPLGPEEAQGESLIWELGNGGGYTGADGKYTLDSEANVETFEWLRDNLVKPGLTYSNPAATDRKTAFADFAAGKAGMLNGHPSLIQMSKDGNVDYGVAPIPGKDGALDSTLGVADWVMAFKDRGHQEEIKKFLDFAYSKENTLKFDEMYNLMPVTEDTLQEMTSSGKHKDLEPFFELLPKASFYPLGDTTWDAVSAEIKKSGGTAVGEDPAKVLGDLQKKAEQALANQ, encoded by the coding sequence ATGCTCGTCCTCTCGGCGGCCTGTGCGGCCGGTGCTCTGGTCCTGACCGCGTGCGGCGGCAGCGGGGAGTCCGCGGACGGAACGGTGACCCTGAAGCTCGTCGCCGCCGACTACGGCGACAAGGCGTCCAACAGCTCGACGGTCTACTGGGAGGACGTGGCCAAGCGTTTCGAGGCAGCCAACCCGAAGATCAAGATCGATGTGCAGGTCGTCAACTGGAACGACATCGACACGCAGGCCAAGACGATGATCCAGAGCGGCAACCTGCCGGACATCCTGCAGACCGGCGGCTACGCCGACAAGGTCGCCGACGACCTTCTCCACAAGGCCGAGGACGTGCTGTCCCCGGCCACCCGTGACAACCTGATCGACTCGTTCGCCGAGGCGGGCGAGGTGGACGGCGTGCAGTACGGCATTCCCTTCGTCTCCTCGGCCCGTGCCCTCTTCTACAACAAGAAGCTGTTCGCCGACGCCGGCATCACCGAGGCGCCGAAGAGCTGGGCCGACGTCAAGTCGGCCGCCGAGCGCATCAAGAAGAAGAACCCGGACGTCGTCCCGTACGCGCTGCCGCTCGGTCCGGAGGAGGCGCAGGGCGAGAGCCTCATCTGGGAGCTCGGCAACGGCGGCGGCTACACCGGCGCCGACGGCAAGTACACCCTCGACAGCGAGGCCAACGTCGAGACCTTCGAGTGGCTGCGCGACAACCTCGTGAAGCCCGGACTCACCTACAGCAACCCCGCCGCCACCGACCGCAAGACGGCCTTCGCCGACTTCGCCGCGGGCAAGGCGGGCATGCTCAACGGCCACCCGTCGCTGATCCAGATGTCCAAGGACGGCAACGTCGACTACGGCGTCGCGCCCATTCCCGGCAAGGACGGCGCCCTCGACTCCACCCTGGGCGTGGCCGACTGGGTGATGGCCTTCAAGGACCGCGGTCACCAGGAGGAGATCAAGAAGTTCCTCGACTTCGCGTACTCCAAGGAGAACACGCTGAAGTTCGACGAGATGTACAACCTGATGCCCGTCACCGAGGACACGCTGCAGGAGATGACCTCCAGCGGCAAGCACAAGGACCTCGAGCCGTTCTTCGAGCTGCTGCCGAAGGCGTCCTTCTACCCCCTCGGCGACACCACCTGGGACGCCGTCTCCGCCGAGATCAAGAAGAGCGGCGGCACGGCGGTCGGGGAGGACCCGGCCAAGGTGCTCGGCGACCTGCAGAAGAAGGCCGAACAGGCCCTCGCGAACCAGTAG